One window from the genome of Saccharomyces mikatae IFO 1815 strain IFO1815 genome assembly, chromosome: 2 encodes:
- the MAL33 gene encoding transcription factor MAL33 translates to MKVPKKLIDRCLRLYHDNLYVIWPLLSYDELHKLLNEKYDDRYVYWFLVALSAATLSDLQTELESENGFSFTGKKLSILCISSRQQFDDLSGRDIFRIMTYYCLVRCFSQYSDIRNSYRLCCEAVGLITISGLHREKSYESFSFCEQQLLRKVYYLLLLTERYYSVYVHRVTSLDDTVSLPQSEFVTDPRLSLDSFFEMIRVFTVPGKCFFDALATEASNTSCTEDSLKKIWKELHTASLEIEPWSYGYVDISFSRHWIRTLAWKLVFQMNGTKFFSNANNAHILVDIARDMIDDIFLTPKNLYVVHGPTIPMKALEIANALVDVINQHDKNTESEAWNVLCEVSNFVCSLKHYDGSLIESFVAKCQNSLISLPLFEFQGSSDNLKDDLDVVS, encoded by the coding sequence ATGAAGGTTCCCAAAAAGCTGATTGATCGATGTTTGAGACTGTACCATGATAACCTATACGTGATCTGGCCTTTGCTCTCTTACGATGAACTTCATAAACTTTTGAACGAAAAATACGATGACCGTTACGTTTATTGGTTTCTCGTAGCTCTATCAGCGGCCACACTTAGTGATCTGCAAACCGAATTAGAGTCTGAAAATGGATTCTCTTTTACTGGAAAGAAATTGTCCATTCTTTGTATATCATCGCGCCAACAGTTTGATGACCTCAGTGGAAGAGACATATTTAGGATTATGACTTATTACTGTTTAGTGCGTTGTTTTTCACAATATTCCGATATAAGAAATTCGTATCGACTTTGTTGTGAAGCGGTCGGTCTCATCACAATTTCTGGATTGCATCGTGAAAAGTCCTATGAATCATTCTCATTCTGTGAGCAACAGCTTCTAAGGAAGGTATATTATTTGCTTCTCTTGACAGAAAGATACTATTCCGTCTACGTTCATCGTGTAACAAGTTTAGATGATACTGTTTCCCTACCACAATCTGAGTTTGTAACAGATCCTCGACTATCTTTGGATAgtttttttgagatgatCCGAGTTTTTACTGTACCAGGAAAATGCTTCTTTGATGCTTTGGCTACTGAGGCTTCTAACACTTCTTGCACTGAAGACtcactgaaaaaaatatggaaaGAGCTTCATACGGCATCTCTCGAAATAGAGCCATGGTCTTATGGCTACGTCGacatttcattttcgaGGCACTGGATTAGGACGCTGGCTTGGAAACTAGTATTTCAAATGAACGGTAcaaagtttttttcaaatgctaATAATGCACATATATTGGTCGATATTGCTAGAGACATGATAGACGATATATTCTTAACCCCAAAAAATCTATATGTCGTTCATGGGCCTACAATACCAATGAAAGCACTAGAAATAGCAAATGCATTAGTAGACGTTATAAATCAGCACGACAAAAATACAGAATCAGAAGCTTGGAACGTTCTATGTGAGGTATCAAATTTTGTTTGCTCTCTAAAGCACTACGATGGTAGTTTGATTGAGAGTTTTGTGGCTAAATGCCAAAATTCTCTTATTTCTCTTCCATTATTCGAATTTCAGGGCTCAAGTGACAATTTAAAAGATGATTTAGATGTAGTTTCTTGA